One part of the Vitis riparia cultivar Riparia Gloire de Montpellier isolate 1030 chromosome 15, EGFV_Vit.rip_1.0, whole genome shotgun sequence genome encodes these proteins:
- the LOC117931670 gene encoding transcription termination factor MTEF18, mitochondrial — protein MPFLSTITITSLCTYLSRQLSSLPKNSNLSHIPSKHRSQAVLLAQKALTDYFHSTRSLPFLYAEHIGRNSFYSLYDPISKVEFSLSSFAKSFERFLRYHPINEFEFFFESIGINQKEISGFLPSNKFFFAEDGRILNAAGALSGFGFPWNKLGILYKAEASIFDKDSADLSRRLCRFKDYGLSNVSVIGICLAFPFVLGGKGDLGVEAGALFDDLKRVFVDFDLGSFVEENVDAWYEICRKIRLFYDLGCEKGKIGELMGRSRNIFLEYSEEGLVRKTDFFCRLNVRKAGIGLLLLECPEILSFDLEAPVISVMGFLKHFGLGLQKSKSVARMYPYVLGRNKMANLPHVMRALDLHEWFFGMMKNGNHRLLGNYVLSHPDEDLDEDYRVGLEKIQSSRTPAHTINKLNFLHGIGYGENLLTMKVLEHVHGTSSELQERFNCLLHAGLEFSKLCTMISFSAKILNQKPEILERKVNFLIQEMGLSLQYLDVFPAYLCFNLDNRIKPRYRCHVWLAENGLCTKNYSLASMIATSEKSFIARLYGIHPAVPKLWLECFSPQKDQ, from the coding sequence ATGCCCTTCCTCTCCACCATCACCATCACCTCTCTCTGCACCTACCTCTCCCGCCAACTCAGCTCTCTCCCAAAGAACTCAAACCTCTCTCACATCCCCTCCAAGCACAGATCTCAAGCCGTTCTGCTTGCCCAAAAGGCCCTCACGGACTACTTCCACTCCACCAGGTCCTTACCCTTCCTCTATGCCGAGCACATTGGCAGGAATTCATTCTATTCTTTATACGATCCCATTTCGAAGGTCGAGTTTTCCCTCTCCTCCTTCGCCAAGAGCTTCGAGAGGTTCCTCAGGTACCATCCCATCAACGAATTTGAGTTTTTCTTTGAAAGCATTGGGATAAACCAGAAAGAAATTTCTGGGTTTTTGCCTTCAAACAAATTCTTCTTTGCGGAGGATGGAAGGATCTTGAATGCGGCTGGTGCGCtttcgggtttcgggtttcCATGGAACAAGCTCGGGATACTGTACAAGGCGGAGGCGTCGATTTTCGATAAGGATTCGGCTGATTTATCTCGTAGGTTGTGTCGGTTTAAGGATTATGGGCTTAGTAATGTATCTGTTATTGGAATTTGTTTGGCTTTTCCGTTTGTTTTGGGTGGGAAGGGTGATTTAGGTGTTGAAGCTGGTGCATTGTTTGATGATTTGAAAAGGGTTTTTGTGGATTTTGATTTGGGGAGTTTTGTGGAGGAAAATGTGGATGCTTGGTATGAGATTTGCAGGAAAATTAGGCTATTTTATGATCTTGGTTGTGAGAAGGGTAAGATTGGAGAACTAATGGGGAGGAGTAGAAACATTTTTCTCGAGTACTCAGAAGAGGGTTTAGTTAGAAAGACGGATTTCTTTTGTAGGTTGAATGTTAGGAAGGCAGGTATTGGCTTGTTGCTTCTAGAGTGCCCAGAGATTCTGAGTTTTGATTTGGAGGCACCAGTAATTTCAGTGATGGgttttttgaaacattttggaTTGGGGTTGCAGAAGTCGAAGTCTGTTGCCCGAATGTATCCATATGTTTTGGGAAGAAATAAAATGGCTAATTTGCCTCATGTGATGAGAGCATTGGATCTTCATGAATGGTTTTTTGGTATGATGAAGAATGGGAATCATCGGCTGCTGGGTAATTATGTTTTGAGTCATCCTGATGAAGACTTGGATGAAGATTATAGAGTTGGCTTAGAGAAAATTCAATCGTCAAGAACCCCAGCTCACACAATTAATAAGCTGAACTTCTTGCATGGAATTGGGTATGGGGAGAATCTTTTGACCATGAAGGTCTTGGAACATGTGCATGGTACTAGCAGTGAGTTACAGGAGCGGTTCAATTGCCTTCTCCATGCAGGACTTGAATTCTCAAAGCTCTGCACAATGATAAGCTTTTCGGCAAAGATCCTAAACCAAAAGCCAGAAATTCTTgaaagaaaagtgaattttCTCATCCAGGAAATGGGGTTATCTTTGCAGTACCTTGATGTTTTCCCAGCATATTTGTGTTTTAACTTAGATAACAGGATTAAGCCTAGATATAGATGCCATGTGTGGCTTGCAGAAAATGGTTTGTGTACAAAAAATTACTCACTTGCAAGTATGATTGCAACTAGTGAGAAAAGCTTCATAGCTCGCCTTTATGGCATTCATCCAGCTGTTCCCAAACTTTGGTTAGAGTGTTTCTCGCCCCAAAAAGACCAATGA